A DNA window from Jaculus jaculus isolate mJacJac1 chromosome 1, mJacJac1.mat.Y.cur, whole genome shotgun sequence contains the following coding sequences:
- the LOC123453621 gene encoding general transcription factor 3C polypeptide 6-like yields MLSKCFTAALSLPPFTDSFKGAKDEEEEEEDDDEEEDDDEEEEEQFVLVELSGIIDSDFLSKCENKCKILGIDTERPILQVDSYVFAGEYEDTLGTSVIFEENIEHVDAEGTDKTMLKYKCHTMKKLSMTRTLLTEKKEGEENIDGVEWLQLKDNDFAYRPTMICSFMHEDEVAAAASGKPLELEAQESQMKDRESVSYAEEQSLHLEPEESISSIDTPSEAGRAVFMETEDAAFEITPR; encoded by the exons ATGCTGAGCAAATGCTTCACGGCTGCCCTAAGTCTCCCGCCCTTCACTGACTCTTTCAAAGGGGCCAAGG acgaggaggaggaggaggaggacgacgaCGAGGAGGAGGACgacgacgaggaggaggaggagcagttTGTTCTGGTGGAATTGTCGGGAATTATCGATTCGGATTTTCTctcaaaatgtgaaaataaatgcaAGATTTTGGGAATTGATACTGAGAGGCCTATTCTGCAAGTGGACAGCTATGTCTTTGCTGGGGAATATGAAGATACTCTTGGGACCTCTGttatatttgaagaaaatattgAACATGTGGATGCTGAGGGCACTGATAAAACAATGCTGAAATACAAGTGCCATACCATGAAGAAACTTAGCATGACCAGAACTCTGCtgacagaaaagaaggaaggagaggaaaacatAGATGGGGTAGAATGGCTGCAATTGAAGGATAATGACTTCGCCTATAGACCCACCATGATTTGTAGCTTTATGCATGAAGATGAAGTTGCAGCAGCAGCCTCTGGTAAACCTTTGGAATTGGAGGCCCAAGAGAGTCAAATGAAAGACCGTGAAAGTGTGAGCTATGCAGAGGAgcaatccctgcacttggaaccAGAGGAGTCTATTTCTTCTATTGACACCCcttctgaggcaggaagagctgTTTTTATGGAAACTGAAGATGCTGCCTTTGAAATCACTCCTAGATGA
- the Fth1 gene encoding ferritin heavy chain codes for MTTTSPSQVRQNYHQDSEAAINRQINLELYASYVYLSMSYYFDRDDVALKNFAKYFLHQSHEEREHAEKLMKLQNQRGGRIFLQDIKKPDRDDWESGLNAMECALHLEKSVNQSLLELHKLATEKNDPHLCDFIETHYLNEQVKSIKELGDHVTNLRKMGAPESGMAEYLFDKHTLGDSDES; via the exons ATGACCACCACGTCCCCCTCGCAGGTGCGCCAGAACTACCACCAGGACTCGGAGGCTGCCATCAACCGCCAGATCAACCTGGAGCTGTACGCCTCCTACGTCTATCTGTCCATG TCTTACTACTTTGACCGTGATGATGTGGCTTTGAAGAACTTTGCCAAGTACTTTCTTCACCAGTCTCATGAGGAGAGGGAGCACGCTGAGAAGCTGATGAAGCTACAGAACCAGCGAGGCGGCAGAATCTTCCTGCAGGACATCAAG AAACCAGACCGTGATGACTGGGAAAGCGGGCTGAACGCAATGGAGTGTGCATTACACTTGGAAAAAAGTGTGAATCAGTCACTACTGGAACTGCATAAACTGGCCACTGAGAAAAATGACCCCCAC TTGTGTGACTTCATTGAGACTCATTACCTGAATGAGCAGGTGAAATCCATCAAAGAACTGGGTGATCATGTAACCAACTTGCGCAAGATGGGAGCCCCTGAATCTGGCATGGCCGAATATCTCTTTGACAAGCACACCCTGGGAGACAGTGATGAGAGTTAA
- the Best1 gene encoding LOW QUALITY PROTEIN: bestrophin-1 (The sequence of the model RefSeq protein was modified relative to this genomic sequence to represent the inferred CDS: inserted 1 base in 1 codon): protein MTITYTSQVANARLGSFSCLLLCWRGSIYKLLYGEFLIFLLCYYSIRFVYRLALTEEQQLLFEKLALYCDSYIQLIPISFVLGFYVTLIVTRWWSQYENVPWPDRLMSQVSGFVEGQDEQGRLLRRTLMRYANLGSVLILRSVSAAVYKRFPTLQHLVQAGFMTPGEYKQLEKLSLPHNMFWVPWVWFANLSVKAWIGGRIRDPILLQSLVNEMSTLRTQCGQLYAYDWISIPLVYTQVVTVAVYSFFLACLVGRQFLNPVKAYPGHEMDLVVPVFTFLQFFFYMGWLKVAEQLINPFGEDDDDFETNWIIDRNLQVSLLSVDEMHQDLPPVERDMYWNEVEPQPPYTAASAQSRRTSFWGSTFNISLQKEEMEFQPSQEDDPHNGIIGRFLGLQSHDHHPPRTDSKTKLLWSKKEFYLEGQLKNAKQNPRNQEESSAWKLKGLDAFKAAPLYDRPGYYSAPQTPLSHTPMVFPPEQAAPSRSHLVTGSDNKDKSLKPVTSGANHTFELLLEGDGASTEHPEVGHMKRKAVEFNLGDIPEIPKGHLGEPPLDQLSNPTHNMPKEHVELHLALENRSVHPNRGHCSLLAADPTSXLSLPFLYIFPRFHYC, encoded by the exons ATGACTATCACCTACACTAGCCAAGTGGCCAACGCCCGCTTGGGCTCCTTCTCATGCCTGTTGCTCTGCTGGCGTGGCAGCATCTACAAGCTGCTCTATGGCGAGTTCCTCATCTTCCTGCTCTGCTACTACAGCATCCGCTTCGTCTACAG GTTGGCCCTCACGGAGGAGCAGCAGCTGTTGTTTGAGAAGCTGGCTTTGTATTGCGACAGCTACATTCAACTCATCCCCATCTCCTTCGTGCTGG GGTTCTATGTGACGCTGATCGTGACCCGCTGGTGGAGCCAGTACGAGAACGTGCCGTGGCCCGACCGCCTCATGAGCCAGGTGTCGGGCTTCGTGGAGGGCCAGGACGAGCAAGGGCGGCTGCTGCGGCGCACGCTCATGCGCTACGCCAACCTGGGCAGCGTGCTCATCCTGCGCAGCGTCAGCGCGGCCGTCTACAAGCGCTTCCCCACCCTCCAGCACCTGGTGCAAGCAG GCTTTATGACCCCTGGGGAATATAAGCAATTGGAGAAGTTGAGTCTACCACACAACATGTTCTGGGTGCCCTGGGTGTGGTTTGCCAACCTGTCAGTGAAGGCTTGGATTGGAGGTCGAATCCGGGACCCTATTCTGCTCCAGAGCCTAGTAAAT gAAATGAGTACTTTGCGTACTCAGTGTGGACAGCTGTATGCCTATGACTGGATCAGTATTCCCCTGGTGTACACACAG GTGGTGACCGTGGCAGTGTACAGCTTCTTCTTGGCTTGCCTGGTTGGGCGGCAGTTCTTGAACCCAGTGAAGGCCTATCCAGGCCATGAGATGGACCTGGTTGTACCCGTTTTTACATTTCTGCAGTTCTTCTTCTACATGGGATGGTTGAAG GTGGCAGAGCAGCTCATCAACCCCTTTGGAGAGGATGATGATGATTTTGAGACCAATTGGATCATCGACAGAAACCTGCAG GTGTCCTTGCTGTCTGTGGACGAGATGCACCAAGACCTGCCTCCAGTGGAGCGTGACATGTACTGGAATGAGGTAGAACCTCAGCCCCCCTACACAGCTGCTTCTGCCCAGTCCCGGCGAACCTCCTTTTGGGGGTCCACCttcaacatcag CCTGCAGAAAGAAGAGATGGAGTTTCAGCCAAGCCAGGAGGATGACCCTCACAATGGCATCATTGGCCGCTTCCTAGGGCTGCAGTCCCATGATCACCATCCTCCCAGGACAGACTCAAAGACCAAACTACTGTGGTccaagaaggaattctaccttGAAGGCCAGCTCAAGAATGCCAAGCAGAACCCTAGGAACCAGGAAGAGAGCAGTGCCTGGAAGCTTAAGGGGCTGGATGCCTTCAAGGCTGCTCCACTGTATGATAGGCCAGGCTACTACAGCGCCCCACAGACGCCCCTTAGTCACACTCCTATGGTCTTCCCCCCAGAGCAGGCAGCACCCTCAAGATCTCACTTAGTCACAGGTTCAGATAACAAAGACAAAAGCCTGAAGCCTGTGACATCTGGGGCCAACCACACTTTTGAATTGCTCCTAGAAGGTGATGGGGCCTCCACAGAGCACCCAGAAGTAGGTCATATGAAGAGGAAAGCTGTGGAGTTTAACCTGGGGGATATCCCAGAGATCCCCAAAGGCCACCTCGGAGAACCACCTTTGGACCAGTTGTCAAACCCTACACACAATATGCCCAAAGAACATGTAGAGCTCCACCTGGCCTTGGAAAACAGGTCTGTCCACCCAAACCGGGGTCACTGCAGTCTCCTGGCTGCTGACCCCACTT TGCTCAGTCTACCCTTTCTCTACATTTTCCCAAGGTTCCATTACTGCTAG